Proteins co-encoded in one Arachis hypogaea cultivar Tifrunner chromosome 11, arahy.Tifrunner.gnm2.J5K5, whole genome shotgun sequence genomic window:
- the LOC112720827 gene encoding 14 kDa proline-rich protein DC2.15 translates to MASKSALLIALNILFFTVVTSNYVPCPPPPTKSHNHKPPHPSVPSIPKPPSTKPPSQPKCPRDTLKLGVCANVLGLVNVQLGNPAKTPCCSLINGLVDLEAALCLCTALKANLLGINLNIPISLSLILNYCGKGVPNGFVCP, encoded by the coding sequence ATGGCTTCAAAGAGTGCTCTTCTCATTGCCCTCAACATTCTCTTCTTCACAGTTGTAACCTCAAACTACGTGCCATGTCCACCACCACCAACCAAAAGCCACAACCACAAACCGCCGCACCCGAGCGTCCCATCAATCCCTAAACCGCCATCCACAAAGCCCCCCTCACAACCCAAATGCCCAAGAGACACGCTCAAGTTGGGCGTGTGCGCCAACGTGTTGGGTTTGGTGAACGTTCAGCTTGGAAATCCAGCAAAGACACCATGCTGCTCCCTCATTAATGGCCTCGTTGATCTTGAAGCCGCTCTTTGCCTTTGCACCGCTCTTAAAGCCAATTTGCTTGGTATCAATCTTAACATTCCAATCAGCTTGAGTTTGATTCTCAACTACTGTGGAAAAGGTGTCCCTAACGGATTTGTCTGCCCTTAA